The following are from one region of the Coffea eugenioides isolate CCC68of chromosome 2, Ceug_1.0, whole genome shotgun sequence genome:
- the LOC113762843 gene encoding uncharacterized protein LOC113762843, translating to MEPPRFCCASGEIKLAPTKMPDRLVQLYKANTLESKEFRQCVRSYNNMFVFTSLGVHYDKDLSKRNDGIYTFRVQGQIYHFMNSLFPSDDDKASNLQLYFYDTEHELANRMAISGKFKESILQQLRSILDENPILRQISLKAQSIKN from the coding sequence ATGGAGCCGCCTCGATTCTGCTGCGCTTCTGGAGAGATTAAATTAGCACCAACCAAAATGCCTGATAGATTAGTACAGCTTTATAAAGCAAACACTCTTGAATCAAAAGAATTCAGACAATGTGTTAGGAGTTATAATAACATGTTTGTTTTCACATCTCTGGGGGTTCATTATGATAAAGATCTCAGCAAGAGGAATGATGGTATCTATACTTTTAGGGTGCAAGGACAGATATACCATTTTATGAACTCATTATTTCCTTCTGATGATGACAAGGCATCAAACTTGCAACTGTATTTTTATGATACAGAACATGAGTTAGCAAATAGAATGGCTATCTCAGGCAAATTCAAAGAGTCTATTCTACAACAGCTGAGGTCTATACTTGATGAAAATCCAATCTTGAGGCAGATTTCTCTGAAAGCACAAAGCATCAAAAACTAA
- the LOC113762839 gene encoding syntaxin-binding protein 5-like yields MFGKLFQKTSPRPPPQQSEVQESPISSDVAPLVVVHYGIPSTASVLAFDSVQQLLAVGTLDGRIKVVGGDSIEGLLMSPKPIPFKNLEFLQNQGYLVSVSNENEVQVWDLESRSISTSLQWESNITAFSVIYGTQFMYIGDEYGFLSVLKYDAEEQTILQLPYHIPANLVAEAAEISLPFNQSIVGVLPQPSSFGNRLVLAYEDGLIVLWDVTEDRAVLVRGNKDLQLKDEILAESSSDGSHEPLDNLVDHEKEISSLCWVSADGSLLAVGYVDGDIFLWNLSASDHIKGHGAQKSSDKVVKIQLSSAERRLPVIVLHWSANKKRNGFGGQLFVYGGEEIGSEEVLTILDLDWSSGIAKLTCVNRVDLPLNGSFSDMIVIARSHEMEKTDSASLLVLTNPGQLHFYDNSCLSTLRFEPDKKHSVLAVEYPATIPTIEPIMTVGKLYSVVAKANSSRVLAETVSAAKLEVEQTMTRGSSRWPLTGGVPGELSIAEDGGMERIYVAGYQDGSVRVWDSTFPVLSLRLVFLLQVEGIDVAGASASISTLDFSPTSLSLAIGNEYGLVWLYGLDGTKDKSGIHLVTQTERQVFQQK; encoded by the exons CAAAGTGAAGTGCAAGAAAGCCCTATATCCTCGGATGTGGCACCCCTTGTTGTAGTTCATTATGGTATCCCATCTACTGCTTCAGTCCTGGCTTTTGACTCCGTTCAGCAACTACTAGCTGTTGGAACCTT GGATGGAAGGATTAAAGTGGTTGGTGGTGACAGCATTGAAGGCCTTCTTATGTCTCCTAAGCCGATACCTTTTAAGAACTTGGAG TTTCTTCAAAATCAAGGCTATCTTGTGAGTGTCTCCAATGAAAATGAAGTTCAG GTTTGGGATCTAGAAAGCAGGAGTATCTCTACAAGTTTACAATGGGAATCCAATATAACTGCCTTCTCTGTTATTTATGGCACTCAATTCAT GTATATAGGGGACGAATATGGATTTTTGTCTGTGCTGAAGTATGATGCTGAGGAACAAACCATTCTTCAATTACCCTACCATATTCCTGCTAATCTTGTAGCTG AAGCAGCAGAGATTTCCTTGCCATTCAACCAATCGATAGTGGGTGTGCTACCTCAGCCTTCATCATTTGGAAATAG GCTTGTTCTTGCATATGAGGATGGGTTGATAGTTCTCTGGGATGTTACTGAAGATAGAGCTGTTCTTGTTAGAGGAAATAAGGATCTCCAACTAAAAGATGAAATACTGGCTGAATCTTCGAGTGATGGGAGCCATGAGCCCTTGGATAATTTAGTAGACCATGAAAAGGAAATAAGCTCTCTTTGTTGGGTGTCTGCTGATGGTTCATTGCTAGCTGTTGGCTATGTGGATGGAGACATTTTCCTGTGGAATCTGTCTGCTTCTGATCATATTAAAGGTCACGGAGCTCAAAAGTCATCTGATAAAGTGGTTAAGATACAATTGTCATCTGCAGAAAGAAGGCTTCCTGTCATTGTTCTGCACTGGTCTGCTAACAAGAAACGAAATGGTTTTGGAGGTCAGCTTTTTGTTTATGGCGGTGAAGAAATTGGATCTGAAGAAGTCTTGACG ATTCTCGATCTTGACTGGTCATCTGGGATAGCAAAGTTAACATGCGTCAACCGTGTTGATCTTCCCCTTAATGGGTCTTTCTCGGATATGATTGTCATTGCAAGATCTCATGAAATGGAGAAAACTGACAGTGCTTCACTGCTGGTTCTGACCAACCCAGGTCAACTCCATTTTTATGATAACTCTTGTTTGTCCACGCTGAGGTTCGAGCCAGATAAGAAGCATTCAGTCCTTGCTGTAGAATATCCTGCAACTATACCTACAATTGAACCAATAATGACTGTGGGAAAACTATATTCAGTGGTTGCAAAGGCCAATTCTTCCAGGGTTCTTGCAGAG ACGGTTTCAGCTGCAAAACTTGAAGTTGAGCAGACTATGACAAGAGGGAGTAGCAGATGGCCTTTGACTGGTGGTGTTCCTGGTGAACTGTCTATAGCTGAAGATGGTGGAATGGAAAGAATATATGTAGCAGGCTATCAAGACGGAAGTGTTCGAGTATGGGATTCGACATTTCCTGTTCTATCACTCAGGCTTGTTTTTCTACTCCAG GTGGAGGGTATTGATGTTGCTGGTGCAAGTGCATCAATCTCTACTTTAGATTTTTCTCCCACTTCTTTGTCTTTGGCTATTGGCAATGAATATGGTCTT GTTTGGTTGTATGGTCTAGATGGAACTAAAGATAAATCTGGAATTCACTTGGTTACACAGACAGAACGGCAAG TGTTCCAGCAAAAGTAG